One region of Ornithinibacter aureus genomic DNA includes:
- a CDS encoding sensor histidine kinase — protein MPSPPSRWTLRSKLLASMLALFSVIMLATGALTLLETQRYLERGLVSDLSTVLSRVDVDRDRDGRTLPPRGRGDRPGAPGGGDVLVLGLKADGTVATTASGVAINAVVNEDREDDVLDARQVRRIARADVGTQPRRVEIGGDVGTYLLKADTLPGGSRLIVGVSTHPVDELLAKLLALVAGGTMLGLVAVGVGGTVLIRRSLAPLDRVAATARRVSDLKLDSGQVALAERVPADDADPNTEVGQVGLALNTMLDNVESALHARQESETQVRQFVADASHELRTPLASIRGYAELTRRESEPVPPTVTHAIGRVESEALRMQVLVEDLLLLARLDAGRPLEREPVDLSLLAVNAVSDAHAASPDHVWELDLPEEPVEVPGDQARLHQILANLLANARTHTPAGTRVITRVRPEGSLVRISVNDDGPGVPDAVQATVFERFTRGDDARTRNGGSTGLGLSIVAAVGQAHGGRVEMSSRPGDTTFSVLLPAE, from the coding sequence ATGCCGTCCCCTCCCTCGCGCTGGACGCTGCGGTCCAAGCTGCTCGCCTCGATGCTGGCGCTGTTCTCCGTCATCATGCTCGCGACCGGCGCGCTCACCCTGCTCGAGACCCAGCGCTACCTCGAGCGGGGCCTGGTCTCCGACCTGTCGACCGTCCTCTCCCGTGTCGACGTCGACCGCGACCGCGACGGCCGCACCCTCCCCCCACGGGGGCGCGGCGACAGGCCGGGGGCCCCCGGCGGCGGGGACGTGCTGGTGCTGGGACTGAAGGCCGACGGCACGGTCGCGACGACGGCATCCGGGGTGGCCATCAATGCCGTGGTGAACGAGGACCGCGAGGACGACGTGCTCGACGCCAGGCAGGTGCGCCGCATCGCGCGGGCGGACGTCGGCACGCAGCCGCGCCGGGTCGAGATCGGCGGGGACGTCGGCACGTACCTGCTCAAGGCCGACACCCTGCCCGGCGGGAGCCGCCTCATCGTCGGGGTGTCGACGCACCCGGTCGACGAGCTGTTGGCCAAGCTGCTCGCCCTCGTGGCGGGCGGGACGATGCTCGGGCTCGTCGCCGTGGGCGTCGGCGGCACCGTGCTGATCCGGCGCAGCCTGGCTCCGCTCGACCGGGTGGCCGCCACCGCGCGCCGGGTCTCCGACCTGAAGCTCGACTCGGGCCAGGTGGCCCTCGCCGAGCGGGTGCCCGCCGACGACGCCGACCCGAACACCGAGGTCGGCCAGGTCGGCCTGGCACTGAACACCATGCTCGACAACGTCGAGTCGGCCCTGCACGCCCGCCAGGAGAGCGAGACCCAGGTGCGGCAGTTCGTCGCCGACGCGAGCCACGAGCTGCGCACGCCGCTGGCCTCCATCCGTGGCTACGCCGAGCTGACCCGCCGCGAGAGCGAGCCGGTGCCGCCGACCGTCACCCACGCCATCGGGCGGGTGGAGTCGGAGGCGCTGCGGATGCAGGTGCTCGTCGAGGACCTGCTGCTACTCGCCCGCCTGGATGCCGGGCGGCCGCTCGAGCGCGAACCCGTCGACCTGTCGCTGCTCGCCGTCAACGCGGTCAGTGACGCGCACGCCGCCTCCCCCGACCACGTGTGGGAACTCGACCTGCCGGAGGAACCGGTCGAGGTGCCCGGTGACCAGGCCCGGCTGCACCAGATCCTCGCCAACCTGCTCGCCAACGCCCGCACCCACACCCCGGCGGGGACTCGCGTGATCACACGGGTGCGCCCCGAGGGTTCGCTCGTGCGGATCTCGGTGAACGACGACGGCCCCGGCGTGCCTGACGCGGTGCAGGCCACCGTGTTCGAGCGCTTCACCCGCGGCGACGACGCCCGTACTCGCAACGGTGGCTCGACCGGTCTGGGCCTCAGCATCGTCGCAGCCGTCGGCCAGGCCCACGGTGGGCGCGTCGAGATGTCGAGCCGGCCGGGCGACACGACGTTCTCGGTGCTGCTCCCCGCAGAGTGA
- a CDS encoding response regulator transcription factor, translating into MTTRPVSAPALLRPDGSPVRVLVVDDEPNLTELLSMALRYEGWEVRTAASGLAAVRAAKEFGPDAVVLDMMLPDFDGLEVLRRMRGDDPNVPVLFLTAKDAVEDRVAGLTAGGDDYVTKPFSLEEVVARLRALMRRTTVATDEGSSLLVVGDLTMDEDSHEVTRAGDEIHLTATEFELLRYLMRNPKRVLSKAQILDRVWNYDFGGQANVVELYISYLRKKIDAGRDPMIHTMRGVGYVLKPAD; encoded by the coding sequence ATGACGACCCGCCCCGTGAGTGCCCCCGCCCTGCTCCGCCCTGACGGCTCGCCCGTGCGGGTGCTCGTGGTGGACGACGAGCCCAACCTCACCGAGCTGCTCTCGATGGCACTGCGGTACGAGGGCTGGGAGGTGCGCACCGCGGCCAGCGGGCTCGCGGCGGTTCGCGCGGCCAAGGAGTTCGGCCCCGACGCCGTCGTGCTCGACATGATGCTGCCCGACTTCGACGGCCTCGAGGTGCTGCGTCGCATGCGCGGGGACGACCCCAACGTGCCCGTGCTGTTCCTCACCGCGAAGGATGCCGTGGAAGACCGGGTCGCCGGCCTCACCGCCGGCGGCGATGACTACGTGACCAAGCCGTTCAGCCTCGAGGAGGTCGTCGCGAGGTTGCGCGCCCTCATGCGGCGCACCACCGTCGCCACCGACGAGGGCAGCTCGCTGCTCGTCGTCGGGGACCTCACCATGGACGAGGACAGCCACGAGGTCACCCGCGCAGGTGACGAGATCCACCTCACCGCAACGGAGTTCGAGCTGCTGCGCTACCTCATGCGCAACCCCAAGCGGGTGCTTTCGAAGGCGCAGATCCTCGACCGGGTGTGGAACTACGACTTCGGCGGCCAGGCCAACGTCGTCGAGCTCTACATCTCCTACCTGCGCAAGAAGATCGACGCCGGGCGCGACCCGATGATCCACACGATGCGCGGCGTGGGCTACGTGCTCAAGCCCGCCGACTGA
- a CDS encoding phosphoenolpyruvate carboxykinase (GTP): MTTQAEHTTGTSHAGLQAWVDEVAALTTPDSIHWVDGSDGEWDALTTLLVESGTFTRLNPDKKPNSFHAASDPSDVARVEDRTFICSEDERDAGFTNNWKSPADMKSIMTDLYQGCMTGRTMYVIPFVMGHIEADVPMFGVEITDSAYVVVSMKIMARIGANVLAAIEANPDASVVKGLHSVGFPLTEGVSDVAWPCSDTKYIAHFPETREIWSYGSGYGGNALLGKKCYALRIASAMARDDGWMAEHMLILKLVSPTGSKHYIAGAFPSACGKTNLAMIDPTLEGWTAEMVGDDIAWMRFGPDGRLYAVNPEFGLFGVAPGTGEHTNPNAMRTVEKGNSIFTNVALTDDGDVWWEDMTPEKPAHLTDWKGNDWTPESGVPSSHPNSRFCTPAKQCPMMADEYDEPNGVPIDAILFGGRRKTTVPLVYESRDWAHGVFIGATLSSETTAAATGAVGVVRRDPMAMLPFIGYNAGDYVNHWLEIGKQADESKLPKIYQVNWFRRDDEDGSFLWPGFGDNARVLKWIVERLDGSAEAVETPVGLVPTPGSIDTTGLDMSEEQVAKALAVNVEEWREKELPLIEEWFAKFGDTLPTQLADELATLKARLESA, from the coding sequence ATGACCACGCAGGCAGAGCACACGACAGGGACCAGTCACGCAGGCCTCCAAGCCTGGGTCGACGAGGTCGCTGCGCTCACGACCCCGGACTCGATCCACTGGGTCGACGGATCCGACGGGGAGTGGGACGCCCTGACGACCCTGCTCGTGGAGTCCGGCACCTTCACCCGACTGAACCCCGACAAGAAGCCCAACAGCTTCCACGCGGCATCCGACCCGTCCGACGTGGCGCGCGTCGAGGACCGCACCTTCATCTGCTCCGAGGACGAGCGTGACGCGGGCTTCACGAACAACTGGAAGTCCCCCGCCGACATGAAGTCGATCATGACCGACCTCTACCAGGGGTGCATGACCGGTCGCACGATGTACGTGATCCCGTTCGTCATGGGTCACATCGAGGCCGACGTGCCGATGTTCGGCGTCGAGATCACCGACTCCGCCTACGTCGTCGTGTCGATGAAGATCATGGCCCGCATCGGCGCCAACGTGCTCGCGGCCATCGAGGCCAACCCCGACGCCTCTGTGGTCAAGGGCCTGCACTCGGTCGGCTTCCCGCTCACCGAGGGCGTCAGCGACGTCGCGTGGCCGTGCAGCGACACCAAGTACATCGCGCACTTCCCCGAGACCCGCGAGATCTGGTCCTACGGCTCGGGCTACGGCGGAAACGCCCTGCTCGGCAAGAAGTGCTACGCCCTGCGCATCGCCTCGGCCATGGCCCGCGACGACGGCTGGATGGCCGAGCACATGCTCATCCTCAAGCTCGTCTCCCCCACCGGCTCCAAGCACTACATCGCCGGTGCCTTCCCGAGCGCGTGCGGCAAGACCAACCTCGCCATGATCGACCCCACCCTCGAGGGCTGGACCGCCGAGATGGTCGGCGACGACATCGCCTGGATGCGCTTCGGCCCCGACGGCCGGCTCTACGCCGTCAACCCCGAGTTCGGCCTGTTCGGCGTCGCACCCGGCACCGGCGAGCACACCAACCCCAACGCGATGCGCACCGTGGAGAAGGGCAACTCGATCTTCACCAACGTCGCCCTCACCGACGACGGCGACGTGTGGTGGGAGGACATGACCCCCGAGAAGCCAGCGCACCTCACCGACTGGAAGGGCAACGACTGGACCCCCGAGTCCGGCGTTCCCTCCAGCCACCCGAACAGCCGATTCTGCACCCCCGCGAAGCAGTGCCCGATGATGGCCGACGAGTACGACGAGCCCAACGGTGTGCCGATCGACGCCATCCTGTTCGGTGGCCGCCGCAAGACGACCGTGCCGCTGGTCTACGAATCGCGTGACTGGGCCCACGGCGTGTTCATCGGCGCGACGCTGTCGTCCGAGACCACCGCTGCCGCGACCGGCGCCGTCGGCGTCGTGCGCCGCGACCCGATGGCCATGCTGCCCTTCATCGGCTACAACGCCGGCGACTACGTCAACCACTGGCTCGAGATCGGCAAGCAGGCCGACGAGTCGAAGCTGCCGAAGATCTACCAGGTCAACTGGTTCCGCCGCGACGACGAGGACGGCTCCTTCCTGTGGCCCGGCTTCGGCGACAACGCCCGCGTGCTCAAGTGGATCGTCGAGCGCCTCGACGGTTCCGCGGAGGCCGTCGAGACCCCGGTCGGCCTCGTGCCCACCCCCGGCTCGATCGACACCACGGGCCTGGACATGAGCGAGGAGCAGGTCGCCAAGGCCCTCGCCGTCAACGTCGAGGAGTGGCGCGAGAAGGAGCTTCCGCTCATCGAGGAGTGGTTCGCCAAGTTCGGCGACACCCTCCCCACCCAGCTCGCTGACGAGCTGGCCACGCTCAAGGCGCGCCTCGAGAGCGCCTGA